Proteins from one Oscillatoria nigro-viridis PCC 7112 genomic window:
- a CDS encoding RNA recognition motif domain-containing protein: MSIYVGNLSYEVTQEHLNQTFGEYGTVKRVQLPADRETGRMRGFAFVEMSTEAEEAAAIEALDGAEWMGRDLKVNKAKPREERPSGGGNWGNNDRGGNSRRY; encoded by the coding sequence ATGTCAATTTATGTCGGCAATTTATCCTACGAAGTAACGCAGGAACACCTCAACCAAACTTTTGGAGAGTACGGAACAGTAAAGCGCGTTCAGTTGCCTGCTGACCGGGAAACAGGTCGGATGCGGGGCTTCGCTTTTGTAGAAATGTCTACTGAAGCCGAAGAAGCCGCAGCCATTGAGGCTCTTGACGGTGCTGAGTGGATGGGTCGCGACCTCAAAGTCAATAAGGCAAAACCCCGCGAAGAACGTCCTAGTGGCGGCGGTAACTGGGGTAACAACGATCGCGGTGGCAATTCTCGTCGCTACTAA